One part of the Candidatus Omnitrophota bacterium genome encodes these proteins:
- a CDS encoding DUF362 domain-containing protein has translation MTNSSIDRRRFIQALPLAAGAASLVSWAAEEKSRIVEIHRPGILQENNRPDAAGTQEMLDKGMREFTGEKSRRDQWAKFVSKDDVVGLKVNGLGGALMCTKKELIQAVIQGLLDAGVKENNIIVWDNRTSFVTATGFAENVGKTGVRVYASENPEIGHDQNATQIEAGSTHLSKILTEQITALVNLPIMKDHPIAGTTLSLKNISHGVTDNPDAFHGGKCHPCIAQINALPVVRAKHRLVVMDALLGCCDGGPRYKASGVEKYESIFIATDCVAIDAMGTERIESARKAKGLPSLAERGLSTNYIALAAKAGLGANEKSKIDLQRMEG, from the coding sequence ATGACCAACAGTTCTATCGATCGCCGGAGATTCATCCAAGCCTTGCCTTTGGCCGCCGGGGCCGCGTCCCTGGTTTCTTGGGCCGCCGAAGAGAAGAGCCGGATCGTCGAAATTCATCGTCCTGGCATCCTGCAAGAGAACAACCGTCCCGATGCGGCGGGAACGCAGGAGATGCTGGACAAGGGCATGAGAGAATTCACGGGCGAGAAATCCCGCCGCGATCAATGGGCGAAATTCGTCTCCAAAGATGATGTGGTTGGATTGAAGGTCAACGGCTTGGGCGGCGCTTTGATGTGCACTAAAAAGGAATTGATCCAGGCCGTCATTCAAGGGCTGTTGGACGCGGGCGTCAAAGAAAATAACATCATCGTGTGGGATAACCGCACCTCGTTCGTTACCGCCACCGGTTTCGCGGAAAATGTAGGCAAGACCGGCGTGAGAGTATACGCCTCCGAAAATCCCGAAATCGGCCACGACCAGAACGCAACGCAAATCGAAGCCGGTTCCACCCATTTATCCAAAATCCTGACGGAACAGATTACGGCGCTCGTCAATCTTCCCATCATGAAAGACCATCCCATTGCGGGAACGACCCTTTCTCTGAAGAATATTTCCCACGGCGTAACGGACAATCCCGACGCCTTTCACGGCGGGAAATGCCATCCCTGCATCGCGCAAATCAACGCGCTGCCTGTAGTGCGCGCTAAACATCGCCTGGTAGTGATGGACGCGCTATTAGGCTGTTGCGACGGCGGACCGAGATACAAAGCCAGCGGCGTCGAGAAGTACGAGTCGATCTTCATCGCCACGGATTGCGTAGCCATAGACGCCATGGGAACCGAACGCATCGAATCGGCGCGCAAAGCCAAAGGCCTGCCCTCCCTCGCCGAAAGAGGTCTTTCCACCAATTATATAGCGCTAGCGGCGAAAGCCGGTTTGGGCGCTAACGAGAAATCGAAGATCGATCTCCAACGGATGGAGGGGTGA
- a CDS encoding Mur ligase domain-containing protein, whose translation MESIHLIGIAGSGMLPLAELALKRGMRATGSDRLVRDPGNLESLSPPIRLRLQRLMDLGAQIFPQDGSGVTRETVRAVYSTAIEKDNPDRLKAESFGVPLLHRSEELKNQIAGHRLLAVAGTSGKSTTTAMCAWLLQAIGELGCFVGGSDILDASDSMTGWSQVYVSQGQWACVELDESDKSLLRFAPETALILNIARDHHSLEENLDIFYEFSRNVQAILLLNESDSSCRALADRLGSDARIHWFAPPAPQAVFHLPDGVGFLFEGERFETPHIGRHNAANLLAALAAVRLTAPSASLRTLQEAAKTFPGIRRRLQRYGCGLVAVFDDYAHNPDKIAALLEALQLRYPRLHLVFQPHGYQPLRFHLDGFAQTLTAGLRPEDYLYLLPVYDAGGTTNRSISSKDLADKIPPPNVHLPASREEALNMLQQRVRSGDAVAVAGARDDALAEFAQRIAERFS comes from the coding sequence ATGGAATCCATCCATCTCATCGGAATCGCGGGCAGCGGCATGTTGCCACTCGCCGAATTGGCGCTTAAGCGGGGAATGCGCGCAACCGGCTCCGACCGGCTGGTTCGCGATCCCGGCAATTTGGAATCCCTGTCGCCTCCCATCCGCTTGCGTTTGCAACGGCTTATGGATTTGGGCGCGCAAATTTTTCCTCAAGATGGAAGCGGCGTTACCCGCGAGACGGTTCGCGCCGTCTATTCTACAGCTATAGAAAAGGACAATCCCGACCGCTTGAAAGCCGAATCGTTCGGCGTTCCTCTTTTGCATCGTTCCGAGGAACTCAAGAACCAAATCGCCGGGCATCGTCTTCTCGCCGTGGCGGGAACTAGCGGTAAATCGACAACTACGGCTATGTGCGCTTGGTTGTTGCAGGCGATCGGCGAGCTCGGCTGCTTCGTGGGCGGCTCGGATATCCTCGACGCTTCAGACAGTATGACGGGATGGTCTCAGGTCTACGTCTCTCAAGGCCAATGGGCTTGCGTCGAACTGGACGAGAGCGACAAATCCCTGCTGCGTTTCGCGCCGGAAACTGCTCTCATTCTCAATATCGCCCGCGATCATCATTCTTTGGAAGAAAATTTGGATATCTTCTATGAATTTTCCCGCAACGTCCAAGCGATCCTTCTGCTTAATGAAAGCGATAGCAGCTGCCGCGCCTTGGCGGATCGTTTAGGAAGCGATGCGCGCATCCATTGGTTTGCGCCACCCGCTCCGCAAGCGGTTTTTCATTTGCCGGACGGCGTAGGATTTCTCTTCGAGGGCGAGCGATTCGAAACGCCGCATATTGGCCGCCACAATGCCGCCAATCTATTAGCTGCGCTGGCGGCGGTTCGGCTAACGGCGCCTTCCGCTTCTCTCCGTACTCTCCAGGAAGCAGCGAAAACTTTCCCCGGCATCCGCCGCCGGTTGCAGCGCTACGGTTGCGGCCTCGTCGCCGTCTTCGACGATTACGCCCACAATCCTGACAAGATCGCGGCGCTGCTGGAAGCGCTGCAACTGCGCTATCCCCGCCTTCATCTCGTCTTCCAACCGCACGGCTACCAGCCGTTGCGTTTCCATCTCGACGGCTTCGCCCAAACGTTAACGGCGGGCTTGCGTCCGGAAGACTATCTCTATCTCCTGCCAGTCTATGACGCAGGCGGCACGACGAATCGAAGCATCTCCTCCAAAGATTTAGCGGACAAAATCCCCCCGCCAAACGTTCATCTACCCGCCAGCCGCGAAGAAGCCTTGAACATGCTGCAACAACGCGTTCGATCGGGCGACGCCGTCGCCGTCGCGGGGGCTAGGGATGACGCTCTCGCCGAATTCGCTCAACGCATCGCGGAGCGATTTTCTTGA
- a CDS encoding glycosyltransferase, with the protein MNEKSIAERNIRLLQEIDPALLQRIERLLKERREQQTPPRFEFLPSPNEIVLCRWAQPSSHGWIHGPADPRDEAEKRARDLEASPCGLAVLWQAGMGYLSRALLQSNPRRRLIVCETRWELFWEWINRWDMRSLFGETPVYLLIGDDPASHLLSLRRRHPSLFEPPVLFLSGSSLNLDEEKQFLQIQEQLQSPSSREPLDESKDTNVFALISNAIPDIHPAVLRGAEANGLRAMRAERSPALAHLLKGKNAWRETCGCVPNVVLGFYGSFFSSKEMRSMGEAGVRRVVWFYDTPNIRCESIAEDYDLALAFDSSHLEILRPLFGDRAQTLSPATAFDQFAPPLDPPPNTPPVAYVGATGLRLSLPYLMQSPGFSARLIQVIRAAVAQSLGESADSMQAQLREETRPFFDENDPIFPWLIYQIAAAEIRFAFLAAAQPYGLAIYGDALWGQARYTGGLTQAYAGRSLKYDCETPLVYAASAINLHINHPQIVDGVPIRIYDVLACGGFLLAEYRPVLEEQFVIGRDLDVFHTPQELREKIEFYSPRKELRRDIGEQGKQTVLANHTYRHRIKELLSMLRLLQN; encoded by the coding sequence ATGAACGAAAAATCGATCGCCGAACGCAATATCCGCTTGCTGCAAGAGATCGATCCTGCGCTTCTGCAGCGGATAGAAAGGCTGTTGAAAGAACGGCGCGAGCAGCAAACGCCGCCGCGTTTTGAATTTCTTCCCTCCCCCAATGAAATCGTCTTATGCCGTTGGGCGCAGCCTTCAAGTCATGGTTGGATTCACGGCCCCGCCGACCCCCGCGACGAAGCGGAGAAGAGAGCGCGCGATTTGGAGGCGTCCCCTTGCGGACTCGCGGTTCTATGGCAAGCGGGAATGGGTTATCTTTCACGGGCGCTTTTGCAATCGAATCCAAGGCGGCGATTGATCGTCTGCGAAACGCGCTGGGAATTGTTTTGGGAATGGATCAACCGCTGGGATATGCGATCCCTGTTCGGCGAGACGCCGGTTTATTTGTTGATCGGCGACGATCCGGCATCCCATCTTTTATCGCTGCGCCGCCGCCATCCATCCTTATTCGAGCCGCCGGTTTTGTTTCTCTCCGGCTCGTCTTTAAATCTTGATGAAGAAAAACAATTCTTGCAGATTCAGGAACAACTGCAATCGCCATCTTCTCGTGAGCCTTTGGACGAGTCGAAAGATACAAACGTCTTCGCTCTGATCTCCAACGCTATACCGGACATTCATCCCGCCGTCTTGCGCGGGGCGGAAGCCAATGGGTTGCGGGCCATGCGCGCCGAACGTTCGCCGGCGCTGGCGCATCTCTTGAAAGGGAAAAACGCCTGGCGAGAAACGTGCGGATGCGTTCCCAATGTTGTATTGGGTTTTTACGGAAGTTTTTTTTCTTCCAAAGAGATGCGGTCGATGGGGGAGGCGGGCGTTCGGCGCGTGGTTTGGTTTTACGATACGCCTAATATCCGCTGCGAATCTATCGCCGAGGATTACGACCTGGCGCTGGCTTTCGATTCGTCTCACTTGGAAATTCTGCGTCCCCTTTTCGGCGATCGGGCGCAAACCCTATCGCCCGCGACGGCCTTCGACCAATTCGCACCCCCGCTGGACCCGCCGCCGAATACTCCGCCCGTCGCTTATGTCGGCGCTACCGGCCTGCGCTTGTCGCTGCCGTATTTAATGCAGAGTCCCGGCTTTTCCGCCCGATTGATTCAAGTGATCCGCGCCGCCGTCGCCCAATCGTTAGGCGAATCCGCCGACTCAATGCAAGCGCAGCTACGGGAAGAGACGCGCCCCTTTTTCGACGAAAACGATCCCATTTTTCCATGGCTGATTTATCAAATCGCGGCGGCGGAAATCCGTTTCGCCTTTCTGGCCGCCGCCCAACCTTACGGATTGGCGATTTACGGCGACGCGCTTTGGGGACAAGCCCGTTATACGGGCGGACTAACACAAGCTTACGCCGGACGCTCGTTGAAATACGATTGCGAAACGCCGCTGGTTTACGCCGCTTCCGCCATCAATCTTCATATCAACCATCCGCAAATCGTCGACGGCGTTCCCATTCGCATTTACGACGTTTTGGCATGCGGTGGCTTTCTCTTAGCGGAATATCGGCCCGTACTGGAAGAACAATTCGTCATCGGACGCGACCTCGACGTTTTCCACACGCCACAGGAATTGCGGGAGAAGATCGAGTTTTATTCGCCCCGCAAAGAGTTGCGGCGGGATATTGGCGAGCAGGGAAAACAGACTGTTCTCGCCAATCATACCTACCGGCATCGCATCAAGGAATTGTTAAGTATGTTGAGGCTCTTGCAAAATTAA